The following coding sequences lie in one Arachis ipaensis cultivar K30076 chromosome B03, Araip1.1, whole genome shotgun sequence genomic window:
- the LOC107634171 gene encoding auxin-responsive protein SAUR64-like produces the protein MISTKKMIQIASKWQRQAAKQRKRIQWRKGQENYVSKEEGFGGAWATKAEKGHFVVYSTDKRRFVLPLVYLSNKIFIELFKLAEEEFGLCSNVPLMLPFDATLIEYVITLVEGSVAKDLEEALLISIANRRCYSYFDVNHHELYNNNSQQWLCSF, from the coding sequence ATGATTAGTACCAAGAAAATGATCCAAATTGCAAGTAAGTGGCAGAGACAAGCTGCAAAGCAGAGGAAGAGGATCCAATGGCGAAAGGGTCAAGAAAATTATGTGTCGAAAGAGGAAGGGTTCGGCGGCGCGTGGGCGACGAAGGCAGAGAAGGGTCACTTTGTTGTGTATAGCACAGATAAGAGGCGATTCGTGCTTCCATTGGTGTATTTGAGCAACAAAATCTTCATAGAGCTATTCAAGTTGGCTGAAGAAGAATTTGGTCTATGTAGCAATGTGCCTCTAATGTTGCCATTTGATGCAACACTAATTGAATACGTAATTACCTTGGTAGAAGGGAGTGTAGCTAAGGATCTTGAGGAAGCTCTCTTGATTTCAATTGCAAATCGTCGATGCTACTCATATTTTGATGTTAATCATCATGAATTATATAATAACAACAGCCAGCAATGGTTATGCAGTTTTTGA
- the LOC107632479 gene encoding auxin-responsive protein SAUR68-like gives MVVVISAKRLIQMARKWQKMATSKRKTISYQRRNPDDCYYSSAAAAATTTTNKGHFVVYSLDDKRFVVPLKYLSTNVFRELLKLSEEEFGLPSNGPIRLPFDGVFLDYVMSLLLLQQRNVPQDVEKALITSMAACHSQASSSHHDCYYGLRQSHEQTIIYGF, from the coding sequence ATGGTTGTTGTTATTAGTGCAAAGAGGCTTATACAAATGGCTAGGAAGTGGCAGAAAATGGCAACATCTAAGCGCAAGACAATTTCATACCAAAGAAGAAACCCAGATGATTGTTATTATTCatcggcggcggcggcggcgacgACGACGACAAACAAGGGTCACTTTGTAGTTTATAGTTTGGATGATAAGAGATTTGTGGTTCCATTGAAGTACCTTAGCACGAATGTGTTTAGGGAACTTCTTAAGTTGTCGGAAGAAGAGTTTGGGTTACCTTCGAACGGTCCAATTAGGTTACCATTTGATGGGGTTTTCTTGGACTATGTCATGTCTTTGTTGTTGCTTCAACAACGTAATGTTCCTCAAGATGTTGAGAAGGCATTGATTACTTCAATGGCTGCTTGTCACAGCCAAGCTTCTTCTTCTCATCATGATTGTTATTATGGTCTTAGGCAAAGCCATGAACAAACTATTATCTATGGCTTTTAA